The proteins below come from a single Salvelinus fontinalis isolate EN_2023a chromosome 1, ASM2944872v1, whole genome shotgun sequence genomic window:
- the LOC129859468 gene encoding cell division cycle and apoptosis regulator protein 1-like isoform X3, with amino-acid sequence MAQFGGQKNPPWAAQFTATGVSQPSHSGQSLDLNSLHSLGVQQPSLLGASPSMYSQQSALSAASLNSQSSASNYQLSQQTAALQQQAAAAAAAALQQSQINSALQQYQQQQQQQQQQQQQQQQQQQQQQQQQQQQQQQQPPPQQPPPQQLYNVPHQQHQQHTDLYGLPQPQQALLSQNWSGENKFPPPVALPTSLSLSNPQQTAQITVSYPTPRSSHQQQSQQQSQPQKQRVFTGVVNKLHDTFGFVDEDVFFQLSAVKGKTPQVGDRVLVEAVYNPNMPFKWNAQRIQTLPQLANQSLQQQPQSLPPVPPQLSSFYADQGMQQRYSDMHSVGMDNRQNSQPPGPNMMKPGPNMLQSLPPPTNFNVQAQGPPPPLLQAQLSAASLAPLLHNPPPPLLSQPPPKDVFSGGLLQPPVRMMPQPVRRLDPSPRFPNRNDRPELILRTKDERSRERDRERRRSRERSPIRKRSRDRSPRRDRSPRRPRRVVPRYTVQFSKFSLDGSNCDMMELRRRYQSLYIPSDFFDAVFTWVDGFPLQRPFQFGNYCNFHIMHKEVDSLVKNTAVLDPPDANHTYSAKVMLLANPSLEELYHKSCALAEDPQELRDSFQHPARLIKFLVGMRGKDEAMAIGGHWSPSLDGAEPEKDPAVLIKTAIRCCKALTGIDLSLCTQWYRFAEIRYHRPEETHKGRTVPAHVETVVLFLPDVWHCLPTRSEWEGLSRGLREQLAEKLSAERKEADGEQEEEEKDEEDSKEVTTPTHWTKLDPKSMKVNDLRKELESRSLSSKGLKSQLIARLTKQLKVEEQVEEAKEPEKPESQVPDEEEPQHMEEDREEEERKKQEELERQRREKRYVLPDEPTIIVHPNWAAKNGKFDCSVMSLSVLLDYRVEDNKEHSFEVSLFAELFNEMLQRDFGYRIFKALASVPCKDDKKDKKDKAKKEAEKKEAEKKADVKKVKEEENGEPVTKKAKEEEPEKKEEGEKEEEKVLKEDSIDAEEKEEDESSNTNAEEYDPLEAEDADDDDEDDKDDEDSNGRDRRDDRSSRDDRKSKERSSKDKEKKQMVTYNKDLLMAFVYFDQSHCGYLLEKDLEDIMYTLGLHLSRAQVKKLLNKPVVRESCYYRKLTDAAKDESAPSFSEPLLDNLLGNRALLPMLVSRGQAAPVEASESGGGSSLIVYNGAMVDVGSIMQKLDKSEKAREEIEQKLMVQDSKMAEDTKQILQLVSANRALSKDLEEVKGNLGQTENNFRATVEEKTVYHDQLSKTLNNLGNTIKELQGVLKKEVPSEAAADQKSQTTNGSDE; translated from the exons TCTCAAATCAACTCGGCCTTGCAGCAGTAtcagcaacagcagcaacagcagcaacagcagcagcaacaacagcaacaacagcagcaacaacagcagcagcagcagcagcagcagcaacaacaacagcctcCTCCTCAGCAGCCGCCTCCTCAGCAGCTCTACAATGTACCCCATCAG CAACATCAACAGCATACAGACTTATACGGG CTCCCCCAGCCCCAGCAAGCGCTGCTTTCACAG AACTGGAGTGGTGAAAACAAATTCCCG CCCCCCGTGGCTCTCCCCACCAGCCTCTCTCTGTCCAACCCCCAGCAGACAGCCCAGATCACCGTGTCCTACCCCACGCCTCGCTCCAGCCACCAGCAGCAGAGCCAGCAGCAGAGCCAGCCCCAGAAACAGCGCGTCTTCACCGGCGTTGTCAACAAGCTGCATGACACCTTCGGCTTTGTGGATGAGGACGTCTTCTTCCAGCTCAG TGCGGTGAAGGGGAAGACCCCCCAGGTGGGTGACAGGGTCCTAGTGGAGGCCGTGTACAACCCCAACATGCCTTTCAAATGGAACGCCCAGCGCATTCAGACCTTACCTCAGCTGGCCAACCAATCG CTTCAGCAGCAGCCCCAGTCCTTACCTCCAGTTCCCCCACAGCTGAGCAGCTTCTATGCTGACCAGGGAATGCAGCAGCGCTACTCAGACATGCACTCCGTCGGCATGGACAACAGACAAAAT AGCCAGCCTCCAGGCCCTAATATGATGAAGCCGGGTCCCAACATGCTCCAGTCTCTGCCTCCCCCCACCAATTTCAATGTACAGGCCCAGggtccccctcctcccctgctcCAGGCCCAGCTCTCTGCTGCCTCCTTGGCCCCGCTCCTACATAACCCCCCTCCGCCCCTGCTATCACAGCCACCACCCAAAG ATGTGTTCTCAGGAGGTCTGCTTCAGCCCCCAGTGAGGATGATGCCTCAGCCCGTCCGGCGTCTGGACCCCTCCCCCCGCTTCCCCAACCGTAATGACCGCCCTGAACTCATCCTCAGGACCAAGGATGAACGCAGTCGTGAAAGAGACCGTGAGCGCAGGAGGTCCAGAGAGCGCTCTCCCATACGTAAACGCTCCAGGGACCGTTCTCCGAGACGTGATCGCTCCCCACGCCGCCCTCGTAGGGTGGTGCCTCGCTACACCGTCCAGTTCTCCAAGTTCAGCCTGGACGG TTCTAACTGTGACATGATGGAGCTGAGGAGACGCTATCAGAGCCTGTACATCCCCAGTGACTTCTTTGATGCTGTGTTCACCTGGGTGGATGGCTTCCCCCTGCAACGGCCCTTCCAGTTCGGCAACTACTGTAACTTCCACATCATGCACAAGGAGGTGGACTCTCTGGTCAAGAACACTGCGGTTCTGGACCCTCCCGATGCCAACCACACATACAGTGCTAAG GTGATGTTGCTGGCCAACCCCAGTCTAGAAGAGCTCTACCATAAGTCCTGTGCTCTGGCTGAGGACCCTCAAGAACTCAGAGACTCCTTCCAGCACCCCGCCCGCCTCATCAAG tTCCTGGTGGGGATGCGGGGTAAGGACGAGGCCATGGCCATCGGGGGCCACTGGTCCCCCTCCCTGGATGGAGCGGAGCCTGAGAAGGACCCGGCCGTGCTCATAAAGACAGCCATACGCTGTTGTAAGGCCCTCACAGGCATAGACCTGAGTCTCTGCACTCAGTG GTATCGTTTTGCAGAGATTCGCTATCATCGCCCTGAGGAGACTCACAAGGGGCGGACAGTGCCCGCACATGTGGAGACAGTGGTTTTGTTTCTTCCGGATGTTTGGCATTGTCTTCCTACCCGCTCAGAGTGGGAAGGGCTGTCGCGGGGACTTCGGGAGCAGCTGGCTGAGAAGCTGTCCGCGGAGCGGAAGGAGGCTGACGGAGAACAG gaggaagaggagaaggatgaAGAAGATTCTAAGGAGGTGACcaccccgacacactggactAAGCTTGATCCGAAATCAATGAAG GTGAATGACCTGCGCAAAGAGCTAGAGTCACGCTCCCTGAGCTCTAAGGGGTTAAAGTCCCAGCTGATCGCACGCCTCACCAAGCAGTTGAAAGTGGAGGAGCAGGTAGAGGAGGCCAAGGAGCCTGAGAAACCAGAGAGCCAGGTCCCTGATGAGGAGGAGCCTCAACAcatggaggaagacagagag gaggaggagaggaagaagcaaGAGGAGTTGGAGCGTCAGCGCAGAGAGAAGCGCTACGTGCTGCCAGACGAGCCCACCATCATAGTTCACCCCAACTGGGCGGCCAAGAACGGCAAGTTTGACTGCAGCGTCATGTCTCTGAGCGTGCTACTGGACTACAGGGTGGAGGACAACAAGGAACACTCCTTCGAG gttTCTCTGTTTGCGGAGCTGTTTAACGAGATGCTACAGAGAGACTTTGGCTACAGGATTTTCAAGGCCCTGGCCTCGGTGCCTTGCAAGGACGACAAGAAAGACAAGAAGGATAAAGCCAAGAAAGAGGCAgaaaagaaggaggcagagaagaaagCAGATGTGAAGAAAGTAAAAGAAGAGGAGAACGGAGAGCCGGTGACAAAGAAGGCAAAAGAGGAGGAACCGGAGAAGAAG GAGGAGggtgagaaggaggaggagaaagtgCTGAAGGAGGATTCTATAGATgcggaagagaaggaggaggatgagagcagCAACACTAATGCTGAGGAGTACGACCCTCTGGAGGCCGAAGATGCTGATGACGATGATGAGGATG ATAAAGACGATGAAGACTCTAACGGCAGGGACAGGAGAGACGACCGCAGCAGCAGAGACGACAGGAAGTCCAAAGAGCGGTCCTCTAAAGACAAGGAGAAGAAGCAGATGGTGACCTACAACAAGGACCTGCTTATGGCCTTTgtctactttgaccagagccactGTGGCTACCTGCTGGAAAAAGACCTGGAGGACATCATGTACACACTGGGGTTACATCTGTCTAGAGcccag GTAAAGAAGTTGTTGAACAAGCCGGTGGTGAGAGAGTCGTGTTACTACCGTAAACTGACGGACGCAGCTAAAGATGAATCTGCTCCTTCCTTCAGTGAACCCCTGCTAGACAACCTGCTAG gTAACCGTGCCTTGCTGCCCATGCTTGTGTCTCGTGGCCAGGCAGCGCCAGTGGAGGCTAGTGAGTCCGGAGGCGGCAGCAGTCTAATAGTGTATAATGGCGCCATGGTGGACGTGGGCAGCATCATGCAGAAACTGGACAAGAGTGAGAAGGCCAGGGAGGAGATTGAGCAGAAACTCATGGTGCAGGACTCCAAGATGG CCGAGGACACCAAGCAAATCCTCCAGCTGGTATCAGCTAACCGAGCCCTGTCTAAAGATCTGGAGGAGGTGAAAGGAAATCTGGGCCAGACGGAGAACAACTTCAGAGCTACGGTGGAAGAGAAGACCGTCTACCACGACCAGCTCAGCAAGACACTCAACAACCTGGGCAACACCATTAAGGAACTTCAGGGAGTCCTCAAGAAG GAGGTTCCCTCAGAAGCCGCAGCTGACCAAAAATCGCAAACAACTAATGGTTCAGACGAATGA